The genomic segment CACCATTAGCGACAGCAGCTTATGCTATGGTTCGCGCAATGGGAGGCAATGCGACTACGGTAGCCAATATTATTGGCATTACCACTGTTGGCGCAATGCCACTTTCATCTCTTGGATTAATGGTACTTATGCAATTAGGTTGGATTTAAAATGTATAAAAATTTGACCGCACTTTAAGCCTATCTAGGTCAATATACAAAGTGCGGTCAATCACTATTTGACTCGAATTCTTAATCCGATTGCTTTTTCACCTAAACGTTCGCTAATACGAGCAGTTTCTACACAAATCATTGTGTTGTGACCGTCTTTACTCATATTGCTTGTTTCTTTATCCCAAGGATTCCAAGCGACAATTTCTGATGCATTTTCATGAATAATCTCAATAGTACGATTATTTATTTTATCTGCAATCGCATTCTGTTCATTAGCTTGATAGATACATTCCACATTTTCAGTGATAACACGAGTGGAAGAAACCGTTTCTTGTTGCTGTGTAAGTACATTAAACGTGGTGGTCGGCAATTGCTGTATTTCTGTTTGGGTAATATCAGCAACATTGAAATAAGTATGCAAAGCAAGTTGTGGTTCTTTTTCAATACAATAATTTGTAAATTCAAGATGAAATTCATCTGTGAATGTCATCTCAATATGTGCTACATCTTCAGCGTTTTCTGTTTCTAGTAAGAAATGTAAATGAACTTCATCGGATTGAATATCAAAACTAACTAATTTCCATAGCTGTAAACGGGCATAACCGTGCATTGGTGTTCCTGCTTTACCAAACCACGGATAACAAATTGGAATCCCCCCACGAATAGCCTCACCTAAATTAAATGGCTCAATTTCACTTAACCAAATAACATCTTGTTGTGTATGTGTAGGTTGCCAACTTAGTAATTGTGCACCTTGTAGCGAAATTTTAGCCGTACCAACTTCATGACTTAGTTCTAGTACGGGAATTTCATTATATTGAACTAATTTCAGCTCTGGAGTGAGTTGTTTGATTAATTTCACGTTCATAGGATTTTCCTTTATAAAGTTTGATACAATACCGCCAACTATAGACGAATTTAAAATTTAAATGTGTGATCAAACGCAAATAATTAAAGTTTTTTCAGAAAACAGCGAATTAAGTCAAAATATTCCGGGCTTTCGTCCACGTGCGGAGCAGCTTGATATGGCAACAGCTGTTGGAAAAACGATTCAAAATAAGACCGCACTTGTGGTTGAAGCCGGCACGGGGACAGGGAAAACTTTCGCCTATCTTGCGCCCGCTTTGCTCGCTAAAAAGAAAACGATTATTTCCACGGGGTCAAAGAATCTACAAGATCAACTTTTTAACAGAGATTTACCTGCAATTAAAAAGGCGCTGAGCTATTCAGGTAAAATTGCTTTGCTTAAAGGACGGGCTAACTACCTTTGTTTGGAACGTCTGGAGCAAGTGATTGCGCAAGGGGTACTCGGTGATAAATCTGTTTTAGCTGATTTAGCTAAAGTGCGTAAATGGAATAATAGTACTCAATCAGGGGATTTGTCAGAGTGTACTGAATTAGCTGAAGACAGCCCAATTTTGCCACAACTTACGAGCACTACAGAAAGCTGTTTAGGTTCTGACTGCCTTAATTATAGCGATTGTTACGTGGCATTGGCGCGTAAGCGCGCGCTGGCAGCCGATTTAGTTGTAGTTAACCACCATTTATTTTGTGCGGATATGGCAGTAAAAGAAAGTGGATTTGGTGAGTTGATTCCACAAGCCGAAGTCATTATTTTTGATGAGGCTCATCAACTGCCAGATATTGCGAGTCAATATTTTGGGCAGTCACTGACATCACGCCAATTATTTGATCTTTGCAAAGATATGAATATTGTTTATCGCACTGAATTAAAAGATATGTCACAGCTTGGCGTGGCTGCAGATCAGTTGCAGAAAATGGTACAAGATTTTCGTTTATTGTTAGGTGATGGGAGCCAACGTGGTAATTGGCGTGAGCTTTTTTCACAAAGCGCGGTCAAAAAAGGGTATGAAAATCTAAAAGAAAAATTGGATTTTTGCGCCGATGTGATTAAACTCGCTCTAGGGCGTTCACAAACCTTGGATAGTATTTTTGAACGAATTGCCGCGGTAAAAAATCAACTAGAGCGTTTGTCCGATACGACAATTACAGGTTATTGTTATTGGTATGAAACCTTCAATCGACAATTTGGTCTACATATTACACCACTTACTGTGTCGGATAAATTTGGAGAGCAAATGCGAGCCAAAGAAACGGCTTGGATATTTACATCAGCCACGTTGGAAGTTGGCGGAACTTTCAGTCATTTTTGTCAACGATTAGGCATTGAAGGTGCTGAGCAAAAACTCTTAGAAAGTCCGTTTAATTATCCTGAGCAAGCGCTATTTTGTGTGCCGCGCTATTTACCAAGTAGTAATCAAGTGCACACATTAACACAGCTTGCGGAAATGTTGCTGCCAGTCATTGAAGTGAATAAAGGGCGTTGTTTCGTATTATGCACGTCTTATTTTATGATGCGAGGTCTTGCGGAGTATTTTCGTGAACATAGTGGATTATCTATTTTGCTACAAGGTGAAACATCAAAAAGCAAACTCCTTGAACAGTTTGTTCAAGAAGAGCATAGTGTACTTGTTGCAACATCGAGTTTTTGGGAAGGCGTGGATGTGCGTGGTGATGCGTTGTCATTGGTAATTATTGATAAATTACCGTTTACTTCACCAGATGAACCGTTACTTAAAGCGCGTATTGAAGATTGTAAGTTGCAAGGTGGTGAGCCATTTAATGACATTCAAATTCCCGAAGCTGTCATTGCATTGAAACAAGGAGTTGGACGTTTAATTCGTGATGTGAACGATAAAGGCGCAGTTATCATTTGTGATAGCCGTTTGGTCAATCGAGCCTATGGTGAAACATTTTTGAAAAGCCTACCGAACGCGAAACGTACAAGAGATTTAGGCAAAGTCATTGAATTTTTGGAAAATTTACAGAATTAGAACATGAATAATTTAACATTATTAGCAATTGATACTTCAACAGAAGCCTGTTCTGTCGCATTGTTACATAAGGGCGAGAAAACTTATTTAGATGAAATAGCAGAGCGTAGCCATACTAAGCGTATTTTACCTATGGTAGATCACATTTTAGCGCAGTCAGACGTGCACTTAGGGCAGCTTGATGCGTTGGTCTTTGGACGTGGTCCAGGAAGTTTTACCGGCGTGCGTGTGGGAGCAGGTATTGCCCAAGGTTTAGCCTTAGGCGCAGATTTGCCTGTTATTGCCGTATCAAATTTAACTGCAATGGCACAAGCAGCCTATGAACAAATGCAGGCAACGCAAGTGGTTACAGCTATTGATGCTCGTATGAACGAGATCTATTTTTCTCAGTTAAAAGCCGAGAAAGTGCGGTCAGAATTTGGTGAATTTTTGCAATGGAATGAAGTTATTGCTGAACAAGTAGGTACACCTAATCGTCTTATTGAACAACTTGGTCAATGGCTAGATGAGTGGGTGACTGTTGGAACAGGGTGGGCTGCTTATAATGCTTTGCAATTAATGGGTAAAAATACGACAATTACTTTGCCGTCGGCACAATATATGTTGAGTTTAGCTGTTCCAATGTGGTATCAAAGACAAACTATTCACGCAGTAGATATCGAGCCGGTTTACTTGCGTAATGAAGTGACGTGGAAAAAATTACCAGGTCGTGAATAGAAAATAAGGAGCGTACAATGAAAAAAATAGCGATTTTTTTAACCGCACTTTTACTGGCGGCCTGTGTAAATCCCCCAGTTGGATTGGAAAAAAATGAATTTACTATTCAGTCATTGAAGCAAATTGAGCAAGATGATTATGCCTGTAAATGTAAAAAAGTGCGTTTAGCGGGTAAGGTAATTGTTGCAACGGCATTAAAAACACAGACAAAGGTTGAAGTAATGAGTTTACCTGTTGCAAGTTATTCAGCTAAACCCGTTATTACTTCGCAAACAGATGGACGTTTTATTGCTTATTTAAATGGTTTTGTTGATCCTGAAAGTTTGAATAATCAATATATTAGCGTGGCAGGCACATTGACTGGAAAAGAAAAGGGCAAGATTGATCAAGCGGATTATGAATTTCCTGTGATTCAAGCTACGGCCTATAAACAGTGGCGACAACGTCAAGAATATGATTATGACGATTATTATTGGGATGATTATTATTATGGCGGTTTTGGTTGGGGAAGACCGCATATTTGGAGTCGATTTGATTGGGGATACCCACCACCAAAATTGCGTACTGTACTGTATTAATGATATAGTACTGTGGGTTTGACCACGGTCATAAAGGAAGGGTTTTCATGGAAAAAATTTGGTATCAAAATTATCCCCAAGGGGCGGCGAGAGAAATTGATACATCGAAGTATAATAACTTACTCGATATGTTTGATAAAGCAGTACGGGAACATCCAGATCGCCCTGCTTATATCAATATGGGTAAGGTGCTGACATTTCGTAAATTGGAAGAACGTAGTCGTGCTTTTGCAGCTTATCTTCAAAATGAATTTAAACTTAAACGTGGTGATCGTGTTGCTTTGATGATGCCAAACTTGTTGCAATATCCTATTGCTATGTTTGGTGTGTTACGAGCAGGATTAATTGTGGTTAATGTTAACCCACTTTATACGCCGCGTGAATTGGAACATCAATTACAAGATAGTGGTGCGAAAGCCATTGTTGTTGTATCTAATTTTGCTTCTACACTTGAAAAAGTCGTATTTAACACGAAGATTAAACACGTAATTCTTACTCGAATGGGAGATCAGCTTTCATTTGGTAAGCGTACATTAGTGAATTTCGTGGTGAAATATGTCAAAAAATTAGTACCTAAATATAAATTGCCACATGCCGTGACATTTCGCGAAGTGTTAAGCATAGGAAAGCATCGACAATTTGTTCGCCCTGAGCTAGGTCGGAATGAATTGGCTTTTCTGCAATATACAGGCGGAACGACAGGTGTCGCCAAAGGGGCAATGC from the [Actinobacillus] rossii genome contains:
- the dinG gene encoding helicase c2, translated to MCDQTQIIKVFSENSELSQNIPGFRPRAEQLDMATAVGKTIQNKTALVVEAGTGTGKTFAYLAPALLAKKKTIISTGSKNLQDQLFNRDLPAIKKALSYSGKIALLKGRANYLCLERLEQVIAQGVLGDKSVLADLAKVRKWNNSTQSGDLSECTELAEDSPILPQLTSTTESCLGSDCLNYSDCYVALARKRALAADLVVVNHHLFCADMAVKESGFGELIPQAEVIIFDEAHQLPDIASQYFGQSLTSRQLFDLCKDMNIVYRTELKDMSQLGVAADQLQKMVQDFRLLLGDGSQRGNWRELFSQSAVKKGYENLKEKLDFCADVIKLALGRSQTLDSIFERIAAVKNQLERLSDTTITGYCYWYETFNRQFGLHITPLTVSDKFGEQMRAKETAWIFTSATLEVGGTFSHFCQRLGIEGAEQKLLESPFNYPEQALFCVPRYLPSSNQVHTLTQLAEMLLPVIEVNKGRCFVLCTSYFMMRGLAEYFREHSGLSILLQGETSKSKLLEQFVQEEHSVLVATSSFWEGVDVRGDALSLVIIDKLPFTSPDEPLLKARIEDCKLQGGEPFNDIQIPEAVIALKQGVGRLIRDVNDKGAVIICDSRLVNRAYGETFLKSLPNAKRTRDLGKVIEFLENLQN
- the yeaD gene encoding aldose 1-epimerase, producing MNVKLIKQLTPELKLVQYNEIPVLELSHEVGTAKISLQGAQLLSWQPTHTQQDVIWLSEIEPFNLGEAIRGGIPICYPWFGKAGTPMHGYARLQLWKLVSFDIQSDEVHLHFLLETENAEDVAHIEMTFTDEFHLEFTNYCIEKEPQLALHTYFNVADITQTEIQQLPTTTFNVLTQQQETVSSTRVITENVECIYQANEQNAIADKINNRTIEIIHENASEIVAWNPWDKETSNMSKDGHNTMICVETARISERLGEKAIGLRIRVK
- the slp gene encoding Slp family outer membrane lipoprotein, with product MKKIAIFLTALLLAACVNPPVGLEKNEFTIQSLKQIEQDDYACKCKKVRLAGKVIVATALKTQTKVEVMSLPVASYSAKPVITSQTDGRFIAYLNGFVDPESLNNQYISVAGTLTGKEKGKIDQADYEFPVIQATAYKQWRQRQEYDYDDYYWDDYYYGGFGWGRPHIWSRFDWGYPPPKLRTVLY
- a CDS encoding peptidase M22 glycoprotease, whose protein sequence is MNNLTLLAIDTSTEACSVALLHKGEKTYLDEIAERSHTKRILPMVDHILAQSDVHLGQLDALVFGRGPGSFTGVRVGAGIAQGLALGADLPVIAVSNLTAMAQAAYEQMQATQVVTAIDARMNEIYFSQLKAEKVRSEFGEFLQWNEVIAEQVGTPNRLIEQLGQWLDEWVTVGTGWAAYNALQLMGKNTTITLPSAQYMLSLAVPMWYQRQTIHAVDIEPVYLRNEVTWKKLPGRE